The region CCGGAAATCAACTTAAGAGAAGTGTCTTCCAATGGTTCTTATTGGGAGGAGGGCCGCTGGATTGAGACAGAGCCTATGGAGATTAAATCCAGATATCATTTCCCTCAAGTAGGGGAAAAGGATATGTACCTGCTTCACCACGAGGAGATCGAATCCCTGGCAAAGAACATTCCTGGAGTAAAGAGGATCCGTTTCTTCATGACCTTTGGACAAAGCTACTTGACCCATATGAAATGTCTGGAAAACGTAGGTATGCTTTCTACCTCTCCTGTGATGTTTAACGGGCAGGAGATCGTGCCCATTCAGTTTTTAAAGGCCCTGCTCCCTGATCCGGCATCTCTTGGCCCAAGGACCAAGGGAAAGACCAACATCGGCTGCATCTTCACGGGAGTAAAGGATGGGAAGGAAAAGACCATTTACATCTACAACGTATGCGACCATGAGGAATGCTACAAAGAGGTGGAGTCCCAGGCCATTTCTTATACCACCGGGGTTCCGGCCATGATCGGGGCCATGATGGTGGTAACCGGCCAGTGGAAGAATCCGGGCGTATTCAATGTAGAAGAGTTTGATCCGGATCCCTACATGGAAGCTTTAAACAAATGGGGACTTCCCTGGGTAGTATGCGAGGACCCGGAAACCGTTACGGTATGGAGATAGAAAAAGAATGAGGATTGAGGATTTAAAGACTCCCTGCTATGTGATTGATGAGGGAAGGCTGGAAAAGAACCTGGATATTTTAAAGAAGGTAAAGGAAAGTACCGGATGCCGGATTCTTCTGGCCCAGAAGGCATTTTCCTGCTTTGCAGAGTATCCTCTCATAGGCAGATACCTTGACGGAACGACTGCCAGCGGACTTTACGAGGCCAGGCTGGGACGGGAGGAGATGGGACTTGAAACTCATGTTTTCGCTCCGGCATATAAGGAGGAGGACTTTAAGGAGCTGACGGAAATCTGCGATCATATTGTATTCAACTCCTTTTCCCAGCTTGAAAAGTATCATAATTCTTTGGGCGGGGTGAAGGCCGGCATCCGGATCAACCCCCAGTGCTCTACCCAGGAAGGTCATGAAATTTATGATCCCTGTGCTCCCGGTTCAAGACTTGGTGTTCCCCTTGATCATTTTAAGGAGGAGTGGCTTCCCTGGCTTTCCGGGTTCCATTTTCACACCTTGTGTGAACAGAACTCCGATGATTTAAAAAAGACTTTGGATGCGGTGGAGGAAAAGTTCGGAAAGTATTTATCCGGACTGTCCTGGCTGAACATGGGCGGAGGACATCACATTACCAGAGAGGATTACGACATCGGACTGCTGGAGACCTGTATAAAGAGGATAAAGGAAAAATACGGCCTGCAGGTTTATCTGGAACCGGGAGAGGCGGTTGCTCTCAATGCAGGATATCTGGTGACAGAGGTCATGGATGTGGTGGATAACGGGATAAAGACTCTGATCCTTGACGCTTCCGCAGCCTGTCATATGCCTGATGTTCTGGAAATGCCGTATCGGCCCCCTTTAAAGGACAGCGGAAAGCCGGGAGAAAAAGCTTTTACCTACCGGCTTTCCTCCTGCACCTGTCTGGCAGGAGATGTGATCGGGGATTATTCCTTTGACAGGGAATTAAAGCCGGGGGATAAGCTGTATTTTATGGATATGGCCATTTATTCCATGGTTAAGAACAACACCTTTAACGGAATGCCCCTTCCTGCCATAGCCATTATGGATAAGGAAGGGGACTGCCATGTTATAAAAAGGTTCGGCTATGAGGATTTTAAGAACCGGCTGGCCTGACTGCCCGCTTGTTCATTAGGAGACAAACTATGGAGAAATTAAAAAGCCTCCCGGCAAAAGACGGGTTTTACATGCCTGGAGAATTTGAGCCCCATTGGGGCTGTATCATGATCTGGCCCAAACGGCCCGGCTCCTGGCCCTTCGGGGCCGGAAAAGCAAGGAAGGCCTTTGCAAGGATCGCAGAGGCCATAGCAGACAGCGAGCAGGTGATTATGCTGGCAGAGGAAGATGTAGCGGAAAATGCAAGAGAGATGCTTTCCGGCAGGATTCAGATTGCTGTCATGGAGTCCGATGATGCATGGGCAAGGGATGTGGGGCCTACCTTTGTTGTGAATAAGGACCGCAGGGTAAGGGGGATCGACTGGCAATTCAATGCCTGGGGCGGAACCTTTGACGGGCTGTATCCGGACTGGAAGAAGGATGACCTGCTTGCAGGGCGTTTTTGCGAGCGATTTGGATATCCGGTCTATGATGCGGGGCATTTTGTCCTGGAAGGGGGCTCTATTCATTCTGACGGAGAGGGCACGCTTTTGGTGACGGAAAGCTGTTTATTAAGCCCGGGCCGGAATCCTTCTCTTACAAAGCTTCAGATCCAGGAGCAGTTAAAATGTTATCTGGGAGCCGTGAAAGTCATCTGGCTGAAAGCGGGCATCTATCAGGATGAAACCAACGAGCACGTGGATAATGTCTGCGCTTTTGTCCGGCCGGGAGAAGTGGTCTTAGCCTGGACAGATGATCAACATGACCCTCAGTATGAAATGTCCCTGGCCGATTTAAGGATTCTTGAGAAAGAAACAGATGCAGCAGGAAGACATTTTAAGATTCACAAGCTCCCAATACCGAAAAAGCCGGTCTGCATAACAGAGGAGGAGCTTACCGGCCTGTCCTTTGAGCCTGGAGAGGATGAAAGGGAGGCTGGTGAGCGTCTGGCCGCCAGTTATGTGAATTTTTATATATCCAACGGCGGGGTGGTAGTACCCCAGTTTGGTGATGATCACGATTCAGAGGCGGTTCGTATCTTAGGGGAGTGCTTCCCGGAGAGAAAGATCTATCCGGTGTATGCAAGAGATATCATTGTGGGAGGCGGTAATATTCACTGCATCACACAACAAATTCCGTTGTAGTTCAGCGATGTCTTTGTATCGTGATCTGTAACGCAGATACCGGAAGGAGGGTTTCATGAGAATGATAACAGCGGCAGCAGTTCAGATGAAATGCTGCGATGACGTTAAAAAAAATATAGAGCATGGGGAAAGGCTGGTAAGGCAGGCAGCGGAGGAAGGTGCCAATGTGATTCTTCTTCCGGAGCTGTTTGAACGGCCGTATTTTTGTCAGGAACGGCGGTATGACTTTTATGATTATGCAAAACCGGCAGAGGAGAACCAGGCGGTAAAGCATTTTGCAGGAATTGCCGCTGAGCTTCAAGTGGTCCTGCCCATCAGTTTTTATGAACAGTCTGGAAATACCATGTTTAACTCGGTGGCAGTCCTTGACGGGGATGGGACAAATCTTGGGGTATACCGGAAAACCCACATCCCGGATGACCATTATTACCAGGAAAAATTTTATTTCACTCCCGGAGATACGGGCTTCCGGGTGTTTGATACCAGATACGGGAAAATAGGCATAGGAATCTGCTGGGACCAATGGTTTCCTGAGACTGCAAGATGCCTGGCCTTACAGGGAGCGGAGCTGATTTTATATCCTACGGCGATTGGGAGCGAGCCTATTCTGGAATGTGACAGTATGGAGCACTGGAGGCGCTGCATGCAGGGGCATTCTGCTTCCAATATCATCCCGGTTCTTGCAGCAAACCGGGTAGGAGTAGAATCCGTGATTCCATGCATGGAAAATGGGAATCAATGTTCCTCTCTGAAATTTTATGGTTCCTCCTTTATCACGGACCATACCGGGGCTCTGGTAGCATCTATGGACAGGGAGGAGGAAGGCGTTATATGCGCTTCCTTTGACCTTGACCAGTTGGCGGCCGACCGGAGAAACTGGGGACTTTTCCGGGACCGCAGGCCAGGGATGTATGGGGATATCAGCAAAAAGGCGTAAATTTATTCATAAAACCGGCACTCTCCCCATATATATAGTAATAATCAATAAGTTGGGGAGTGTGCTATGAAGAGACTGTTAAGCAGAAAATGGATGATTTTTTTCGGCCTGGCCATGTGGGTATTGGTTGTACGTACTTTAAGCGGGTGCACTTTTAACGGGGATAATGGGGATAAAGTACGGGATATGGAACTTACCGTGGTAGCTGACGCGGATATTCCGCAGGAACTTAGACAGATCATTGCGGAGAAGCAGCAGTCGCCTTTTAAGCTGACCTACAGCGATGATAAGAATCTATACATAGTAGTTGGTTATGGAAAACAGGCCAGCGGAGGTTACAGCATCGCAGTAAATGAACTGTATTTGACGGATAATTCCATTGTCCTGGACACGGAGCTGATCGGACCGGAAAAGGGGGAAAATACGGGGACAGAACCCTCCTATCCATTCATCGTCATTCAAACAGAGATGTCGGAGCTTCCGGTGGTGTTCCAGTAGGAAATAAGGAGAAAACAGCCGTTCCGCAGATGGCAAATGCGGGACGGCTGTTTTTGCGGGGATAATATGGATTCCTACCGTGGAAAACTGTAAATTCCCCTTTTTTCTTAGGCTGTCATATGATATACTACTTCAAACAGGAATAGGCAGTAAGGAAAAGAGGAAGATCATATGATATTAAAGGATATATGGCTTGATGTGTCAGCAGTAAAGGAGCGGGATCCGGCGGCCAGAAGCAAGCTGGAGGTGCTTTTGCTGTATCAGGGAGTCCATGCGCTGATTTGGCATCGCTTTGCCCATTGGTTTTACCAGCACAGGATGTTTTTTATTGCCAGGTTTATTTCCCAGCTGGCTAGATTCTTTACACTGATCGAGATCCATCCCGGAGCTCAGATGGGACACGGGATTTTAATTGACCATGGCTGCGGAGTGGTCATCGGAGAGACCACGGTGGTTGGAGATAACTGTACCATTTACCAGGGTGTAACCTTGGGAGGGGTAGGACTTAACAAGGGAAAACGTCATCCCACCCTTGGGAATAATGTAACCGTAGGCGCAGGGGCAAAGATCTTAGGATCCTTTGAGGTGGGAGATAATTGTACCATAGCGGCCAATGCTGTGCTTTTAAAGCCTTTGGAGAGCAATGTGACAGCGGTGGGAATCCCCGCCCGTGCGGTGAAGATAGACGGCGTCCCTCTTCCAAAGAAGGAGAGCAATCTGGTGACAATGGACCATTACTGCAAGATGGAGGAGCGGGTCAGGGATATGGAAGAAACGCTTTTAAAGCTTCAGAAAGAGCTTTCATCGTACAGGGAAAAGGAAGGGGCGATCCAGACGGAGGCTTCTCCTGAAGAACGGTCTGAGGAAGAAGGAAACAGGGAATAGAAGCTTTTGAAGCCTATGTTTTTCCTGAAGTAGTGGAATGGGAACAAAAAAAGTATAATGAAACATGCACCTGCATAAACTTTCTTAAAGGAATAAAGAAGGTAAGGCAGGTGCTTTTTTATGTTGGAGCTGGTGAAGAAAAACATACATATGAATCGCTGGAAAGGATATGCTACGTCTCAGATTACTCTTGACGATGATTTCATCGTCCCTGACAGTATGGATGACGTGGATCAGATGATTTTAAGTTCCGGTGAAATTACCATTGATTCTGTTAAAAACCAGACAGAGCGTGTGGTGGTCCGGGGAAAGCTGGACTTTATGATCCTCTACCGGGGAGCGGAAGGAGGGCTTCAGACCCTTTCAGGAAGCATTAACTTTGAGGAACCCATCAATGTGCCCGGACTGGAGGAAAGGGATATCGTCCAGCTGGCATGGGAGCTTGAGGATTTGAACGCAGGGATCATTAATTCCAGGAAGCTGAGTGTAAAGGCAATCGTAACGCTTACCGTGAAGGTAGAAACCTCCTGCGACGTAAACGCTGCCGTAGATGTGGACACGGGAAGCGCTTCCTCCGATGTGCCTATGGTGGAAACTCTCCGCCGCAATCTGGATGTGGTTTCCGTAGCGCTCCGCCACAAAGATACATTCCGGATCAAGGATACCACTACCTTGTCAGGAAACAAGCCAAACATTGATCATATTCTGTGGACCGAGATGAAGCTGAGAAGCGTAGCCACCAGGCCCATGGATGGAAAAATGATGCTTGACGGGGAACTGCTGGTTTTTGTTATTTACCAGGGAGAAGGGGAAGGAGCCCCCATCCAGTGGATTGAGGAAAGTATTCCGTTTTCAGGAGAACTGGATGTGCCGGATATGACTGAGGATATGGTTCCCGTGGTGACGGTACATTTGATCCATAAGGACATAGAAGCAAAGCCGGATTCTGACGGCGAGATGCGGGAAATGGATGCAGACGCGGTTCTTGAATTGGATATGAAGCTT is a window of [Clostridium] saccharolyticum WM1 DNA encoding:
- a CDS encoding saccharopine dehydrogenase family protein yields the protein MSRLLVIGCGGVASVAIHKCCQNSEVFTDICIASRTKEKCDALKDKLAGTTKTRIETAKVDADHVDEVIALIKDYKPDAVLNVALPYQDLTIMDACLATGVDYIDTANFEPENTDDPEWKAIYEKRCKELGFTALFDYSWQWDYKERFEKANITALLGTGFDPGVTSVFSAYALKHYFDEIHTIDILDCNGGDHGYPFATNFNPEINLREVSSNGSYWEEGRWIETEPMEIKSRYHFPQVGEKDMYLLHHEEIESLAKNIPGVKRIRFFMTFGQSYLTHMKCLENVGMLSTSPVMFNGQEIVPIQFLKALLPDPASLGPRTKGKTNIGCIFTGVKDGKEKTIYIYNVCDHEECYKEVESQAISYTTGVPAMIGAMMVVTGQWKNPGVFNVEEFDPDPYMEALNKWGLPWVVCEDPETVTVWR
- the nspC gene encoding carboxynorspermidine decarboxylase, whose amino-acid sequence is MRIEDLKTPCYVIDEGRLEKNLDILKKVKESTGCRILLAQKAFSCFAEYPLIGRYLDGTTASGLYEARLGREEMGLETHVFAPAYKEEDFKELTEICDHIVFNSFSQLEKYHNSLGGVKAGIRINPQCSTQEGHEIYDPCAPGSRLGVPLDHFKEEWLPWLSGFHFHTLCEQNSDDLKKTLDAVEEKFGKYLSGLSWLNMGGGHHITREDYDIGLLETCIKRIKEKYGLQVYLEPGEAVALNAGYLVTEVMDVVDNGIKTLILDASAACHMPDVLEMPYRPPLKDSGKPGEKAFTYRLSSCTCLAGDVIGDYSFDRELKPGDKLYFMDMAIYSMVKNNTFNGMPLPAIAIMDKEGDCHVIKRFGYEDFKNRLA
- the aguA gene encoding agmatine deiminase — translated: MEKLKSLPAKDGFYMPGEFEPHWGCIMIWPKRPGSWPFGAGKARKAFARIAEAIADSEQVIMLAEEDVAENAREMLSGRIQIAVMESDDAWARDVGPTFVVNKDRRVRGIDWQFNAWGGTFDGLYPDWKKDDLLAGRFCERFGYPVYDAGHFVLEGGSIHSDGEGTLLVTESCLLSPGRNPSLTKLQIQEQLKCYLGAVKVIWLKAGIYQDETNEHVDNVCAFVRPGEVVLAWTDDQHDPQYEMSLADLRILEKETDAAGRHFKIHKLPIPKKPVCITEEELTGLSFEPGEDEREAGERLAASYVNFYISNGGVVVPQFGDDHDSEAVRILGECFPERKIYPVYARDIIVGGGNIHCITQQIPL
- the aguB gene encoding N-carbamoylputrescine amidase; the encoded protein is MRMITAAAVQMKCCDDVKKNIEHGERLVRQAAEEGANVILLPELFERPYFCQERRYDFYDYAKPAEENQAVKHFAGIAAELQVVLPISFYEQSGNTMFNSVAVLDGDGTNLGVYRKTHIPDDHYYQEKFYFTPGDTGFRVFDTRYGKIGIGICWDQWFPETARCLALQGAELILYPTAIGSEPILECDSMEHWRRCMQGHSASNIIPVLAANRVGVESVIPCMENGNQCSSLKFYGSSFITDHTGALVASMDREEEGVICASFDLDQLAADRRNWGLFRDRRPGMYGDISKKA
- a CDS encoding protease complex subunit PrcB family protein, whose product is MKRLLSRKWMIFFGLAMWVLVVRTLSGCTFNGDNGDKVRDMELTVVADADIPQELRQIIAEKQQSPFKLTYSDDKNLYIVVGYGKQASGGYSIAVNELYLTDNSIVLDTELIGPEKGENTGTEPSYPFIVIQTEMSELPVVFQ
- the cysE gene encoding serine O-acetyltransferase; protein product: MILKDIWLDVSAVKERDPAARSKLEVLLLYQGVHALIWHRFAHWFYQHRMFFIARFISQLARFFTLIEIHPGAQMGHGILIDHGCGVVIGETTVVGDNCTIYQGVTLGGVGLNKGKRHPTLGNNVTVGAGAKILGSFEVGDNCTIAANAVLLKPLESNVTAVGIPARAVKIDGVPLPKKESNLVTMDHYCKMEERVRDMEETLLKLQKELSSYREKEGAIQTEASPEERSEEEGNRE
- a CDS encoding DUF3794 and LysM peptidoglycan-binding domain-containing protein, with translation MLELVKKNIHMNRWKGYATSQITLDDDFIVPDSMDDVDQMILSSGEITIDSVKNQTERVVVRGKLDFMILYRGAEGGLQTLSGSINFEEPINVPGLEERDIVQLAWELEDLNAGIINSRKLSVKAIVTLTVKVETSCDVNAAVDVDTGSASSDVPMVETLRRNLDVVSVALRHKDTFRIKDTTTLSGNKPNIDHILWTEMKLRSVATRPMDGKMMLDGELLVFVIYQGEGEGAPIQWIEESIPFSGELDVPDMTEDMVPVVTVHLIHKDIEAKPDSDGEMREMDADAVLELDMKLYREENMELLNDLYSTNRELTLQTGEACFDKILTKNMSKCKIVEKISLDQADRILQICHSEGAVKIDDTEIKEDGLHVEGVIEVRILYMTSDDSQPIQSAVEDIPFHYLIEAPGINDKTICQLNPGLEQLSAVMMGGGTIEVKSTISLDLLALQPVCQQIITNASEAPMDLNSLQKLPGIVGYIVQPEDSLWKIAKKFHTTIDTIIATNGLTDKSVKPGDRLILVKELS